Proteins from one Mycobacterium sp. SMC-2 genomic window:
- a CDS encoding UDP-N-acetylmuramoyl-L-alanyl-D-glutamate--2,6-diaminopimelate ligase, whose protein sequence is MSVPTGLRPSVGAGTRLPALATQVGAVLAHGGAAVPDVAVTGVTLRAQDVQPGDLFAALPGSSTHGARYVAEAVQRGAVAVLTDAAGVAAMGASASAVPTLVHPAPRSVLGALAATVYGNPSERTTVVGITGTSGKTTTTYLVESGLRAAGRKAGLIGTIGIRIDGADVPSALTTPEAPALQAMFAAMAERGVDTVVMEVSSHALALGRVDGTRFAVGGFTNLSRDHLDFHPTMADYFEAKAQLFDPASALRARRVVVCIDDDAGRAMAERAGDAITVSAAGRPAHWRAMDVTPLGAGGQQFTAIDPAGVRHRVGVRLAGHYNVANCLVALAILDAVGVSPEQAAPGLLETRVPGRMEEIDCGQDFLALVDYAHKPGALRAVLTALARPGRRLAVVFGAGGERDPGKRAPMGATAAELADLVVVTDDNPRGEDPAAIRREILAGAAESGGAAEVVEIGDRRAAIEHAVAWAGAGDVVLVAGKGHETGQRGAEKVRPFDDRVELARALKARS, encoded by the coding sequence TTGTCGGTGCCCACTGGTTTGCGGCCAAGCGTCGGGGCGGGCACGCGCCTGCCCGCGCTGGCGACCCAGGTCGGGGCGGTGCTGGCGCACGGGGGCGCGGCGGTGCCCGACGTGGCCGTCACCGGCGTGACGCTGCGCGCCCAGGACGTGCAGCCCGGCGACTTGTTCGCCGCGCTGCCGGGCTCGTCGACGCACGGGGCCCGCTACGTGGCGGAGGCGGTCCAACGCGGCGCCGTCGCGGTCCTCACCGATGCCGCCGGGGTCGCGGCGATGGGTGCTTCGGCCTCGGCCGTGCCGACGCTGGTGCACCCGGCGCCGCGCAGCGTGCTTGGCGCCCTGGCCGCGACCGTGTACGGGAACCCGTCGGAGCGCACCACGGTCGTCGGCATCACCGGAACGTCGGGCAAGACCACCACGACTTATCTGGTCGAATCCGGGCTGCGCGCCGCCGGCCGGAAAGCCGGGCTGATCGGCACCATCGGCATCCGCATCGACGGCGCCGACGTTCCGAGCGCGCTGACCACGCCGGAGGCCCCCGCGCTGCAGGCCATGTTCGCGGCGATGGCCGAGCGCGGGGTGGACACCGTCGTCATGGAGGTGTCCAGCCACGCGCTGGCGCTGGGCCGGGTGGACGGCACCAGATTCGCGGTGGGCGGCTTCACCAACCTCTCGCGCGACCACCTCGACTTTCACCCCACCATGGCCGACTACTTCGAGGCCAAGGCGCAGCTGTTCGATCCCGCGTCGGCGCTGCGGGCCCGCCGGGTCGTGGTCTGCATCGACGACGACGCCGGGCGCGCCATGGCCGAAAGGGCCGGTGACGCGATCACCGTCAGCGCCGCCGGCCGGCCCGCGCACTGGCGCGCCATGGACGTGACCCCGTTGGGCGCCGGGGGACAGCAGTTCACCGCAATCGACCCCGCCGGCGTGCGCCACCGGGTCGGCGTCCGGCTGGCGGGGCATTACAACGTCGCCAATTGCCTTGTCGCGCTGGCCATTCTCGACGCGGTGGGAGTGTCGCCGGAGCAGGCGGCGCCGGGACTGCTGGAGACCCGGGTCCCGGGCCGCATGGAAGAGATCGACTGTGGCCAGGATTTCCTCGCGCTGGTCGACTACGCCCACAAGCCGGGCGCGCTGCGGGCGGTGCTGACCGCCCTGGCGCGACCGGGTCGCCGGCTGGCGGTGGTGTTCGGCGCCGGTGGCGAGCGCGACCCGGGCAAGCGGGCGCCGATGGGCGCGACCGCGGCCGAGCTGGCCGACCTGGTCGTCGTCACCGACGACAACCCCCGCGGCGAGGATCCGGCCGCCATTCGCCGAGAGATCCTGGCCGGTGCGGCCGAAAGTGGCGGTGCGGCCGAGGTTGTCGAGATCGGCGACCGGCGAGCGGCGATCGAACACGCGGTCGCCTGGGCCGGCGCGGGCGACGTCGTCCTGGTCGCGGGCAAGGGGCATGAGACCGGTCAGCGCGGGGCGGAAAAGGTCCGCCCGTTCGACGATCGGGTCGAGCTGGCCCGGGCGCTCAAGGCGCGGTCATGA
- the murF gene encoding UDP-N-acetylmuramoyl-tripeptide--D-alanyl-D-alanine ligase, with amino-acid sequence MIDLTVAQIAEIVGGTLADISPQAAAELRVTGTVEFDSRAVGPGGLFLALPGAHADGHDYARAAAAAGAVAVLAARPVGVPAIVVPPEPGTGRADAGLAGVLENDTDGSGAAVLAALAKLAKAVAAELVAGGLTIIGITGSSGKTSTKDLVAAVLEPLGAVVAPPGSFNNELGHPWTVLRATRRTDYLVLEMSARHPGNIAALARIAPPAIGVVLNVGTAHLGEFGSREAIARTKSELPQSVPSSGVVILNCDDPAVAAMARVTAARVVRVSRSSHTDSGPSDVWADGVSLDELARPRFTLHAMDSAVAVELGVFGDHQVTNALCAAAVALQCGATVGQVGAALAQAGPVSQHRMQVTTRADGVTVIDDAYNANPDSMRAGLQALAWIAHGPEKRRSWAVLGEMAELGEDAVAEHDRIGRLAVRLDVSRLVVVGSGRSMSAMHHGAVMEGSWGSWGDIGADRGVDRGAVKVADADAALALLRAELRPGDVVLVKASNAAGLGALADALATGGGTAS; translated from the coding sequence ATGATCGACCTGACCGTCGCGCAGATCGCCGAGATCGTGGGCGGCACGCTGGCCGACATCTCGCCGCAGGCCGCCGCCGAGCTCCGCGTCACCGGCACCGTCGAATTCGACTCGCGCGCCGTCGGTCCCGGCGGGCTGTTCCTGGCGCTGCCGGGGGCCCACGCCGACGGGCACGACTACGCGCGCGCGGCGGCGGCGGCCGGCGCGGTCGCCGTGCTGGCCGCCCGGCCGGTCGGGGTGCCCGCCATCGTGGTGCCCCCGGAACCGGGGACTGGTCGCGCCGACGCCGGCCTGGCCGGGGTGCTCGAAAACGACACCGACGGCTCGGGCGCGGCGGTGCTGGCCGCGCTGGCGAAGCTGGCCAAGGCGGTGGCCGCGGAGCTGGTGGCGGGCGGGCTGACCATCATCGGCATCACCGGCTCGTCAGGGAAGACGTCGACCAAAGACCTGGTGGCCGCCGTGCTCGAGCCGCTGGGCGCGGTGGTGGCCCCGCCCGGGTCGTTCAACAACGAGCTGGGACACCCCTGGACGGTGTTGCGCGCGACGCGGCGCACCGACTACTTGGTCCTCGAGATGTCGGCCCGCCATCCCGGCAACATCGCCGCGCTGGCAAGGATCGCGCCGCCGGCGATCGGGGTGGTCCTCAACGTCGGCACCGCCCACCTGGGCGAGTTCGGCTCACGGGAAGCCATCGCACGCACCAAATCCGAACTGCCCCAATCTGTTCCGTCCTCCGGTGTGGTCATCCTCAACTGCGACGACCCGGCCGTGGCGGCCATGGCCCGTGTCACCGCGGCGAGGGTGGTGCGGGTCAGCCGGTCCAGCCATACCGATTCGGGCCCCAGCGACGTCTGGGCGGACGGAGTGTCGCTGGACGAACTGGCCAGGCCGCGCTTTACCCTGCACGCGATGGACAGCGCGGTCGCGGTTGAGCTCGGGGTGTTCGGCGACCATCAGGTCACCAACGCGCTGTGCGCCGCCGCGGTCGCGCTGCAATGCGGCGCCACCGTCGGCCAGGTCGGCGCCGCGCTCGCGCAGGCGGGACCGGTGTCGCAGCACCGGATGCAGGTGACCACCCGGGCGGACGGGGTCACGGTGATCGACGACGCCTACAACGCCAACCCCGACTCGATGCGGGCCGGACTGCAGGCGCTGGCCTGGATCGCCCACGGCCCCGAGAAGCGCAGGAGCTGGGCGGTGCTGGGCGAAATGGCCGAGCTCGGCGAGGACGCGGTAGCCGAACACGATCGCATCGGCCGGCTGGCGGTGCGCTTAGATGTGTCTCGACTCGTCGTCGTGGGAAGTGGGAGGTCAATGAGCGCCATGCACCACGGAGCGGTCATGGAGGGCTCGTGGGGCTCGTGGGGCGACATAGGGGCCGATAGAGGGGTCGATAGAGGGGCCGTCAAGGTGGCCGACGCCGACGCCGCCCTGGCGCTGTTGCGGGCCGAGCTGCGGCCCGGCGACGTGGTGCTGGTCAAGGCCTCCAACGCGGCCGGGCTGGGGGCGCTGGCCGACGCGCTGGCCACGGGCGGGGGGACGGCCTCGTGA
- the ftsW gene encoding putative lipid II flippase FtsW, with amino-acid sequence MGNPLARLRRRGKDTSEAAGAEPGDADEATGPVRTEGSSEAKPQAGGQRRNRFGAWLSRPMTSFHLIIAVAGLLTTLGLIMVLSASGVRSYDADGSAWVIFGKQVLWTVIGLIACYASLRMSVRFIRRVAFTGYLVTVILLVLVLVPGIGNLANGSRKWFVVAGFSMQPSELAKIAFAIWGAHLLAARRLERASLREMLIPLVPAAVIALALIVAQPDLGQTVSLGIILLALLWYAGLPLRVFATSLLAVFMAGAVLAMSAGYRSERVKSWMNPENDPMDTGYQARQAKFALAHGGIFGDGLGQGVAKWNYLPNAHNDFIFAIIGEELGFVGAFGLLVLFGLFAYTGMRIARRSADPFLRLLTATTTMWVLGQAFINIGYVIGILPVTGIQLPLISAGGTSTAATLFMIGIMANAARHEPEAVAALRAGRDDKVNRFLRLPLPQPYVPTRLESFRDRKRGGNQPAKGASRNAAQAPARKASRKAEEPLRPAFSRTAARPARRAVHHGSGQRYAGQRQSRRARALEGQRYG; translated from the coding sequence ATGGGTAACCCCCTGGCCCGGCTGAGACGCCGGGGCAAAGACACTTCCGAGGCTGCCGGGGCCGAGCCGGGCGATGCCGACGAGGCGACCGGCCCGGTGCGCACCGAAGGCAGCTCCGAAGCCAAGCCGCAGGCCGGTGGCCAGCGGCGCAACCGGTTCGGCGCCTGGCTGAGCCGGCCCATGACGTCGTTCCACCTGATCATCGCGGTCGCCGGGCTGCTGACGACGCTCGGCCTGATCATGGTGCTGTCGGCGTCGGGCGTGCGGTCCTACGATGCCGACGGGTCGGCCTGGGTGATCTTCGGAAAGCAGGTGTTGTGGACGGTGATCGGCCTGATCGCCTGCTACGCCTCACTGCGAATGTCGGTGCGGTTCATCCGCCGCGTGGCCTTCACCGGCTATCTCGTCACCGTCATCCTGTTGGTGCTCGTGCTGGTTCCCGGCATCGGCAACCTGGCCAACGGGTCCCGTAAGTGGTTTGTCGTCGCCGGCTTCTCGATGCAGCCCTCCGAGCTGGCGAAAATCGCCTTCGCCATCTGGGGCGCGCACCTGCTGGCGGCCCGCCGCCTCGAGCGGGCGTCGCTGCGCGAGATGCTGATCCCGCTGGTGCCGGCCGCCGTCATCGCGCTGGCGCTCATCGTGGCCCAGCCCGACCTGGGGCAGACGGTCTCGCTGGGCATCATCCTGCTGGCGCTGTTGTGGTACGCCGGGCTGCCGCTGCGCGTCTTCGCCACCTCGCTGCTGGCCGTGTTCATGGCCGGCGCGGTCCTGGCCATGTCGGCGGGTTACCGCTCGGAGCGGGTGAAGTCCTGGATGAACCCCGAGAACGACCCCATGGACACCGGCTATCAGGCCCGCCAGGCGAAGTTCGCCCTGGCCCACGGGGGCATTTTCGGCGACGGCCTGGGCCAGGGCGTCGCCAAGTGGAACTACCTGCCCAACGCCCACAACGACTTCATCTTCGCGATCATCGGCGAGGAGCTGGGGTTCGTCGGCGCATTCGGGCTGCTGGTCCTCTTCGGGCTGTTCGCCTACACCGGGATGCGCATCGCCCGCCGGTCGGCCGACCCCTTCCTGCGCCTGTTGACCGCCACCACCACGATGTGGGTGCTGGGCCAGGCGTTCATCAACATCGGTTACGTGATCGGCATCCTGCCGGTCACCGGCATTCAGCTGCCGCTCATCTCCGCGGGCGGAACATCTACGGCGGCAACGCTTTTCATGATCGGGATCATGGCCAACGCGGCCCGTCACGAACCCGAGGCGGTGGCGGCGCTGCGCGCCGGCCGCGACGACAAGGTCAACCGGTTCCTGCGGTTGCCGCTGCCCCAGCCGTACGTGCCGACCCGCCTGGAGTCGTTCCGCGATCGCAAACGCGGCGGCAACCAACCGGCCAAGGGAGCCTCCCGCAACGCCGCCCAGGCGCCGGCCCGCAAGGCCTCCCGCAAGGCTGAGGAACCGCTGCGGCCGGCGTTCTCCCGCACGGCCGCCCGCCCGGCCCGCCGGGCGGTGCATCATGGATCTGGCCAGCGATACGCCGGCCAGCGTCAGTCACGGCGCGCTCGCGCACTGGAAGGTCAGCGTTACGGGTGA
- the murD gene encoding UDP-N-acetylmuramoyl-L-alanine--D-glutamate ligase — MPGLEPLEPGAAVLVAGGGITGKAVLAALARFGAVPTLCDDDPATLRRYAETGVATVTTPTATQRVAQYALVVTSPGFAPDTPLLVAAAAAGVPVWGDVELAWRLDAAGRYGPPRRWLAVTGTNGKTTTTSMLHAMLAAGGRRSLLCGNIGDPVLDALDEPAELLAVELSSFQLHWAPSVRPEAGAVLNIAEDHLDWHSTMAEYTAAKARVLDGRVAVVGLDDARAAALLKTAAAPVRVGFRLGEPAAGELGVRDGQLIDRAFADDLALLPVDSIPVPGPVGILDALAAAALARSVGVPPDAIADAIASFRVGRHRAEVVAVADGITYVDDSKATNPHAAEASVLAYPRVVWVAGGLLKGASVDAEVARIASHLVGAVLIGRDRQEVAEALSRHAPDVPVVQVVTGEDAGMNATAEVVGAGVTEVKHSGGDIGTSVMTAAVAAARDLARPGDTVLLAPAGASFDQFTGYADRGDAFAAAVRAATR, encoded by the coding sequence ATGCCCGGGCTCGAACCGTTGGAGCCGGGCGCGGCCGTGCTGGTGGCCGGCGGCGGCATCACCGGCAAGGCGGTGCTGGCGGCCCTGGCCCGATTCGGCGCGGTGCCGACCCTGTGCGACGACGACCCGGCTACGCTGCGGCGCTACGCCGAGACCGGTGTGGCGACGGTGACCACCCCGACGGCCACGCAGCGCGTCGCGCAGTACGCCCTGGTGGTCACCAGCCCCGGATTCGCGCCGGACACGCCGCTGCTGGTCGCCGCCGCGGCGGCGGGCGTGCCGGTCTGGGGCGACGTCGAGTTGGCCTGGCGGCTCGACGCGGCGGGCCGGTACGGTCCGCCGCGCCGCTGGCTGGCGGTGACCGGCACCAACGGCAAGACGACGACGACGTCGATGCTGCACGCCATGTTGGCCGCCGGGGGCCGGCGCAGCCTGTTGTGCGGCAATATCGGCGACCCGGTCCTGGACGCGCTCGACGAGCCCGCCGAGCTGCTGGCCGTCGAGCTGTCGAGCTTCCAGCTGCACTGGGCGCCCTCGGTGCGGCCGGAGGCTGGCGCCGTCCTCAACATCGCCGAAGACCACCTGGACTGGCACTCCACCATGGCCGAGTACACGGCCGCGAAGGCGCGGGTGCTGGACGGCCGGGTGGCGGTGGTCGGTCTCGACGACGCCCGGGCGGCCGCGTTGCTAAAGACCGCCGCGGCGCCGGTGCGCGTGGGCTTCCGGCTCGGTGAGCCGGCGGCGGGCGAGCTGGGCGTGCGCGACGGCCAACTTATCGACCGCGCATTCGCCGACGACCTGGCCCTGCTACCGGTCGACTCGATCCCGGTGCCGGGACCCGTCGGCATCCTCGACGCCCTGGCCGCGGCGGCGCTGGCGCGCAGCGTCGGTGTGCCCCCCGACGCGATCGCGGATGCGATCGCGTCGTTCCGCGTGGGCCGGCACCGGGCTGAGGTTGTCGCGGTCGCCGACGGGATCACCTACGTCGACGACTCGAAGGCCACCAACCCGCACGCCGCCGAGGCGTCCGTGCTGGCCTATCCGCGCGTGGTCTGGGTGGCCGGCGGATTGCTCAAGGGCGCGTCGGTCGACGCCGAGGTCGCCAGGATCGCCTCCCACCTGGTCGGCGCGGTGCTGATCGGTCGGGATCGCCAAGAGGTTGCAGAGGCGTTATCGCGACACGCGCCGGATGTCCCCGTCGTCCAGGTTGTGACAGGCGAGGATGCTGGTATGAATGCGACGGCTGAGGTTGTTGGTGCAGGTGTGACAGAAGTGAAACATTCCGGTGGCGATATCGGCACTTCCGTCATGACCGCGGCGGTGGCCGCGGCCCGCGACCTGGCGCGGCCCGGCGACACGGTGCTGCTGGCACCGGCCGGTGCGTCGTTCGACCAGTTCACCGGGTACGCCGACCGTGGCGATGCCTTCGCCGCCGCCGTGCGCGCGGCCACCCGGTAG
- a CDS encoding cell division protein FtsQ/DivIB, translating to MRAGERPAEAAGNPDETVGDAQAAGEAATEPLFVGGPEAETPPTQIEFEGPRRRARRERAERRAAQARATAIEEARREAKRRISGRPADEPKPVARGVVRGLKMLLVTVLLVALGIGLALILYFTPAMSARNIVVVGTGVVTREEVLDAARVRPGTPLLQINTSQVADRVAAIRRVASARVQRQYPSALRITIVERVPVAMKDFPDGPHLFDRDGVDFATGPPPPALPYLDVADPGPNDPATKAALQVLTALRPEVAGQVGRVAAPSVASITLTLGDGRVVIWGTTDRTDEKAEKLAALLTQPGRTYDVSSPDLPTVK from the coding sequence ATGCGGGCTGGGGAGCGGCCGGCCGAGGCTGCGGGCAATCCGGACGAGACGGTCGGCGACGCCCAGGCGGCCGGGGAGGCCGCCACCGAGCCGCTCTTCGTCGGAGGGCCCGAGGCCGAAACCCCGCCGACGCAGATCGAATTCGAGGGGCCGCGCCGGCGGGCGCGCCGCGAACGAGCAGAACGCCGCGCCGCCCAGGCGCGGGCCACCGCCATCGAAGAAGCCCGCCGGGAGGCCAAGCGCCGGATCAGCGGTCGCCCGGCCGACGAGCCCAAACCCGTCGCCCGGGGCGTGGTTCGTGGCCTGAAGATGCTGTTGGTGACGGTGCTGCTGGTCGCCCTCGGGATCGGGCTCGCGTTGATCCTCTATTTCACGCCCGCGATGTCAGCCCGCAACATCGTCGTCGTCGGCACCGGGGTGGTGACCCGCGAAGAGGTGCTGGACGCGGCGCGGGTGCGGCCGGGCACCCCGCTGCTGCAGATCAACACCAGCCAGGTCGCCGACCGGGTGGCGGCGATCCGGCGAGTGGCCAGCGCGCGGGTGCAGCGCCAGTATCCGTCGGCGCTGCGCATCACCATCGTCGAGCGGGTTCCGGTGGCGATGAAGGACTTTCCGGACGGCCCGCACCTGTTCGATCGCGACGGCGTCGACTTCGCGACGGGGCCGCCCCCGCCGGCGCTGCCCTACCTCGACGTCGCCGATCCGGGCCCCAACGACCCGGCCACCAAGGCCGCGCTGCAGGTGCTCACCGCGCTGCGCCCCGAGGTCGCGGGTCAGGTGGGCAGGGTCGCGGCCCCCTCGGTGGCCTCGATCACGCTCACGTTGGGCGACGGCCGCGTCGTCATCTGGGGGACGACCGATCGCACCGATGAGAAGGCCGAGAAGCTGGCCGCGCTGCTGACCCAGCCCGGGCGGACCTACGACGTCTCGAGCCCCGACCTGCCGACGGTGAAGTAG
- the murC gene encoding UDP-N-acetylmuramate--L-alanine ligase translates to MNAEQLPPELQRVHMVGIGGAGMSGIARILLDRGALVSGSDAKESRGVHALRARGASIRIGHDASSLDLLPGGPTAVITTHAAIPKTNPELVEARRRGVPVLLRPVVLARLMQGRTTLMVTGTHGKTTTTSMLIVALQHCGRDPSFAVGGELGEAGTNAHHGSGDCFVAEADESDGSLLEYTPNVAVVINIETDHLDFYGSADAYVAVFDAFVERLAPGGALVVCVDDPGAAALANRTAELGIRVLRYGSAPDQDLAATLLSWEQQGTEAVAHIQLAGERYPRVMRLSVPGRHMALNALGALLAAIEIGAPADAVLDGLAGFEGVRRRFELVGNAGSVRVFDDYAHHPTEISATLAAVRTVLEQTGGGRSLVVFQPHLYSRTKEFAIEFGHALDAADEVFVLDVYGAREQPLAGVSGASVAEHVSVPVHYLPNFSAVAQQVAEAAGPGDVIVTMGAGDVTLLGPEIVTELRARDNRSAPGRPGVLR, encoded by the coding sequence GTGAACGCCGAACAGCTGCCGCCCGAGCTGCAGCGGGTGCACATGGTCGGCATCGGGGGAGCCGGCATGTCGGGCATCGCCCGCATCCTGCTGGACCGCGGCGCGCTGGTGTCGGGGTCCGACGCCAAGGAGTCGCGCGGCGTGCACGCCTTGCGGGCCCGGGGCGCGTCGATCCGCATCGGCCATGACGCGTCGTCGCTCGACCTGCTGCCCGGCGGCCCGACCGCGGTCATCACCACGCACGCCGCCATCCCGAAGACCAACCCCGAACTCGTCGAAGCGCGGCGGCGCGGCGTCCCGGTGCTCCTGCGTCCGGTGGTGCTGGCCAGGCTGATGCAGGGGCGCACCACACTGATGGTCACCGGCACGCACGGCAAGACGACGACGACGTCGATGTTGATCGTGGCGCTGCAGCACTGCGGCCGCGACCCGTCCTTCGCGGTCGGCGGCGAGCTGGGGGAGGCCGGCACCAACGCCCATCACGGCAGCGGCGACTGCTTCGTCGCCGAGGCCGACGAGAGCGACGGGTCGCTGCTGGAGTACACGCCCAACGTCGCCGTGGTCATCAACATCGAGACCGATCACCTGGACTTCTACGGCAGCGCCGACGCCTATGTCGCGGTGTTCGACGCGTTCGTGGAGCGGCTCGCCCCGGGGGGAGCACTGGTGGTGTGCGTCGATGACCCGGGCGCGGCCGCGCTGGCAAACCGCACGGCCGAGCTGGGAATTCGGGTGCTGCGCTACGGGTCCGCGCCGGACCAGGACCTCGCCGCCACCCTGTTGTCCTGGGAGCAACAGGGCACCGAGGCGGTCGCGCACATCCAGCTGGCGGGAGAGCGGTATCCACGTGTGATGCGACTGTCGGTGCCCGGGCGGCACATGGCGCTCAATGCGCTCGGCGCGCTGCTGGCGGCGATCGAGATCGGCGCCCCGGCGGACGCCGTGCTCGACGGGCTGGCCGGCTTCGAGGGCGTGCGCCGGCGGTTCGAGCTGGTGGGCAACGCCGGGTCGGTGCGCGTCTTCGACGACTACGCCCACCATCCCACCGAGATCAGCGCCACGCTGGCCGCGGTTCGCACCGTCCTCGAGCAGACCGGCGGCGGTCGCAGCCTGGTGGTGTTCCAGCCCCACTTATATTCGCGCACAAAGGAATTCGCGATCGAGTTCGGTCACGCGCTCGATGCCGCCGACGAGGTGTTCGTCCTCGACGTCTATGGCGCGCGCGAACAACCGCTCGCCGGTGTCAGCGGCGCCAGCGTGGCCGAGCACGTCAGTGTGCCGGTGCACTACCTGCCGAACTTCTCCGCAGTCGCCCAGCAGGTGGCCGAAGCGGCCGGCCCCGGCGACGTCATCGTCACCATGGGGGCCGGCGACGTGACCCTACTGGGACCGGAGATCGTGACCGAGTTGCGGGCCCGGGACAACCGCAGCGCGCCCGGCCGGCCGGGAGTGTTGCGATGA
- the mraY gene encoding phospho-N-acetylmuramoyl-pentapeptide-transferase: protein MRQILIAVAVALAVSILLTPALIRLFTRQGFGHHTRDDGPPSHHTKRGTPSMGGVAILAGIWAGYLGTHLVGLAFDGEGVSASGLLVLALATVLGAVGFLDDLIKIRRSRNLGLNKTAKTVGQVAAAVLFGALVLQFRNGSGLTPASSDLSYVREIATVTFAPGLFVLFCVVVVSAWSNAVNFTDGLDGLAAGCMAMVTAAYVLITFWQYRNACVTAPGLGCYNVRDPLDLALVAAATAGACIGFLWWNAAPAKIFMGDTGSLALGGIIAGLSVTSRTEILAVVLGSLFVAEVTSVVLQILAFRTTGRRVFRMAPFHHHFELAGWAETTVIIRFWLLTAITCGLGVALFYGEWLAAIGA from the coding sequence GTGAGGCAGATCCTCATCGCCGTGGCGGTCGCGCTCGCGGTGTCAATCCTGTTGACGCCGGCGCTGATCCGCTTGTTCACCCGGCAGGGTTTCGGCCATCACACCCGCGACGACGGCCCGCCCAGCCACCACACCAAACGCGGCACGCCGTCGATGGGCGGGGTGGCCATCCTGGCCGGCATCTGGGCCGGATACCTGGGCACGCACCTGGTCGGGCTGGCGTTCGACGGGGAGGGTGTCTCGGCGTCCGGGCTGCTGGTGTTGGCTCTGGCCACCGTGCTCGGTGCCGTCGGCTTCCTCGATGACCTGATCAAGATCCGCCGGTCGCGCAACCTCGGGCTGAACAAGACGGCCAAGACCGTCGGGCAGGTCGCCGCGGCGGTGCTGTTCGGGGCGCTGGTGTTGCAGTTCCGCAATGGCAGCGGATTGACGCCGGCCAGCTCGGACCTGTCCTACGTGCGCGAGATCGCCACCGTCACTTTTGCTCCCGGGCTGTTCGTGTTGTTCTGCGTGGTGGTCGTCAGCGCCTGGTCCAACGCGGTCAATTTCACCGACGGCCTGGACGGGCTGGCGGCCGGGTGCATGGCGATGGTGACCGCCGCGTACGTCTTGATCACCTTCTGGCAGTACCGCAACGCCTGCGTCACCGCCCCGGGCCTGGGCTGCTACAACGTGCGCGACCCGCTGGACCTGGCGCTCGTCGCGGCCGCCACCGCGGGCGCCTGCATCGGCTTTCTGTGGTGGAATGCCGCTCCGGCAAAGATTTTCATGGGTGACACGGGATCGCTGGCGCTGGGCGGCATCATCGCGGGCCTGTCGGTCACCAGCCGCACCGAGATCCTCGCCGTCGTGCTGGGGTCGCTGTTCGTCGCCGAGGTCACCTCGGTGGTGCTGCAGATCCTGGCGTTTCGCACCACCGGGCGCCGGGTGTTCCGGATGGCGCCGTTCCACCACCATTTCGAATTGGCCGGCTGGGCCGAGACAACGGTGATCATCCGCTTCTGGCTGCTCACGGCCATCACCTGCGGGCTGGGCGTGGCCCTTTTCTACGGTGAGTGGCTGGCCGCGATCGGTGCCTGA